From Oryza sativa Japonica Group chromosome 4, ASM3414082v1, one genomic window encodes:
- the LOC4336797 gene encoding FCS-Like Zinc finger 1 — MARSLACAFFFDAEPVGETGRHALDACALCTKPLRRDSDIFMYRGDTPFCSEECRYEQMHLDAACARQAASARRKQQQQGQRSRHETAPAAPVSRKAGVSVASC; from the coding sequence ATGGCACGGTCCCTCGCATGCGCCTTCTTCTTCGACGCCGAGCCGGTCGGCGAGACCGGGCGGCACGCGCTGGACGCCTGCGCGCTCTGCACCAAGCCGCTGCGCCGCGATAGCGACATCTTCATGTACAGAGGGGACACCCCCTTCTGCAGCGAGGAGTGCCGCTACGAGCAGATGCACCTCGACGCCGCCTGCGCGAGGCAGGCCGCGAGCGCCaggcggaagcagcagcagcaggggcagCGGAGCAGGCACGAgaccgcgccggcggcgcccgtgTCCCGGAAGGCGGGGGTGTCCGTGGCGAGCTGTTGA